A region from the uncultured Draconibacterium sp. genome encodes:
- a CDS encoding TonB-dependent receptor: MNRIVISILLLIQGLVVTAQNGTIKGTVIDAKTKEALIGTTVLIKGTTQGTITDFDGNYVIPNVTAGTHTIAVSFISYDTQEFQVEVTAGQETTLNVDLAPATLEIEGVQVVAKAKRESEAMLLIDQKNASGIKESIGSKRMSSLGVSDAASATSKISGVTKNEGSGDVYIRGLGDRYLTTTMNGLPIPSDDVEKKNIDLDLFSTDIIGNVGINKTFDVGTYADQTSGSVNIGSKTYSEDIELELETGTSTNIIKDGNFSNYKATQNINDVNVVGSYTQPYTTKGAIKNKSWNTEEQKFPLDRGLSLMGGKKFKLFNNDFSVFATLSHSNEFEYRNGVYQKFRSNVLDNSFSDAEMFETEYNTTGLLNLTYDFNTDHSLNYNSMVIYKTTDQLYEQGRNGEGYVFDQDPQEEGAFVRDQNIKQTQIYINQLLGSHKLGEKNTVKWAAGYNWVNAEEPNRIRNEVNILDENTVQFAHVADFQQRKSSQNIEDAEINGYLTDEWKIIDEDAKKIKLNFGGNFRMKDREFDSQFIGVRAKGVQVKSIDNLDEALLDESLYQSGDLILRDRLPDTYNASLNVYAGFVDAAFEINKLSGSVGVRYEMDKIEIDWDVANYVGRIGSTSKDYNNILPALNLKYQLSENSSLRLAASKTLTLPEFKELAPFNYVSPTGRVTMGNPELVNSENYNVDVKWEMFPARKELFSVTGFYKLINDPINLAQTRGSSGYFIFENTGEKANVYGLELETRLGLIKATEDGMPSLDMIVNATKMWFNQDLYDVFQYNNKTESDLQGASGFIANAAFTYSTNTEKAFMATITGNYSSDKIFALGSPEDFDNSDVLFNNEIIEKGFATVDLIISKKLSDRISLKFSGKNLLNPSIEQTQEIKPIGGEARSEVVSSYKKGINLNLGVKISLN, encoded by the coding sequence ATGAATAGAATTGTTATTAGCATTCTGCTGCTAATTCAGGGTTTAGTGGTTACAGCACAAAACGGAACAATCAAAGGAACTGTAATCGACGCTAAAACAAAAGAGGCCCTAATCGGGACCACTGTATTAATTAAAGGAACAACTCAAGGAACAATTACCGATTTCGATGGAAATTATGTAATTCCGAATGTAACAGCGGGAACGCATACTATTGCGGTTTCGTTTATTTCGTATGATACCCAGGAATTTCAGGTTGAAGTTACTGCCGGCCAGGAAACGACACTAAATGTTGATTTGGCTCCGGCAACCCTAGAAATTGAAGGAGTTCAGGTAGTTGCAAAAGCCAAGCGCGAATCGGAAGCGATGTTGCTGATCGATCAGAAAAACGCTTCGGGTATTAAAGAAAGTATCGGGTCAAAACGGATGTCAAGCCTGGGCGTTTCTGATGCTGCTTCGGCAACATCAAAAATATCGGGTGTTACCAAAAACGAAGGTAGCGGCGATGTTTATATTCGTGGTCTGGGCGATCGGTATTTAACAACTACAATGAATGGTTTGCCTATTCCGTCAGATGATGTGGAAAAGAAAAATATCGACCTGGATCTTTTTTCAACAGATATTATAGGAAATGTTGGCATTAACAAAACATTTGATGTTGGAACCTATGCTGACCAAACGTCAGGTTCAGTTAATATTGGCTCAAAAACTTACTCGGAAGATATTGAGTTGGAATTGGAGACCGGGACATCTACCAATATTATAAAAGACGGTAATTTTAGCAATTATAAAGCTACACAAAACATCAATGATGTAAATGTTGTAGGGTCTTACACCCAACCATATACCACAAAAGGCGCAATAAAAAATAAGAGCTGGAATACCGAGGAACAAAAATTTCCATTAGATCGGGGATTGTCGCTAATGGGAGGTAAGAAATTTAAACTGTTCAACAACGATTTTTCCGTATTTGCAACACTCTCGCATTCAAACGAATTTGAGTACAGAAATGGTGTTTATCAGAAGTTTCGGTCAAATGTTTTAGATAACTCTTTTTCGGATGCTGAAATGTTTGAAACAGAATACAATACTACCGGTTTGTTAAACTTAACATACGATTTCAACACCGACCATAGTCTCAATTATAACAGTATGGTTATCTATAAAACTACTGATCAATTGTACGAGCAAGGCAGAAACGGTGAAGGTTATGTATTCGATCAGGATCCGCAGGAGGAAGGTGCTTTTGTAAGAGATCAGAACATTAAGCAAACCCAAATTTATATCAACCAGTTACTGGGCTCGCATAAGTTGGGTGAAAAAAACACAGTAAAATGGGCTGCCGGTTACAATTGGGTAAATGCTGAAGAGCCTAACCGCATTCGTAACGAAGTTAATATCCTGGATGAAAATACTGTACAATTTGCCCACGTAGCAGATTTCCAGCAGCGAAAATCATCGCAAAATATTGAAGACGCTGAAATTAATGGTTACCTGACAGATGAGTGGAAAATCATTGATGAGGATGCAAAGAAAATTAAACTAAACTTCGGTGGTAATTTCAGAATGAAAGACAGAGAGTTCGATTCTCAGTTTATCGGAGTCAGGGCTAAAGGTGTTCAGGTTAAATCAATCGATAATTTAGATGAAGCTCTATTGGATGAGAGTCTTTATCAGAGTGGAGATTTAATTTTGAGGGACCGCTTACCTGATACTTACAACGCTTCATTAAATGTTTATGCCGGTTTTGTTGATGCTGCTTTCGAAATTAACAAACTTTCGGGTAGTGTTGGTGTACGATACGAAATGGATAAGATAGAGATTGATTGGGATGTGGCAAATTATGTCGGACGTATTGGTAGTACCTCAAAAGATTACAACAATATATTACCTGCTTTAAATCTGAAGTACCAGCTTTCTGAAAATAGTTCGCTTCGATTGGCTGCAAGTAAAACGCTTACACTTCCAGAGTTTAAGGAATTGGCACCCTTTAACTATGTATCGCCAACGGGTCGGGTAACAATGGGTAACCCCGAACTGGTAAATTCTGAAAATTATAATGTGGATGTGAAATGGGAAATGTTTCCGGCACGTAAAGAATTGTTCTCGGTTACTGGATTCTATAAGTTAATAAACGATCCCATTAACCTTGCTCAAACCCGTGGTTCGTCAGGTTACTTTATTTTCGAGAATACCGGTGAAAAGGCAAATGTTTATGGCCTGGAATTGGAAACACGCTTAGGATTGATTAAAGCCACCGAAGATGGTATGCCAAGCCTTGATATGATTGTAAATGCTACAAAAATGTGGTTTAACCAGGATTTGTATGATGTGTTCCAATATAACAACAAAACAGAATCTGATTTGCAAGGGGCTTCAGGCTTTATAGCAAATGCTGCATTTACCTATTCAACCAACACCGAAAAAGCATTTATGGCTACAATCACCGGAAACTATTCTTCTGACAAAATATTTGCTTTGGGATCTCCTGAGGATTTTGACAATAGCGACGTACTGTTTAATAACGAAATTATTGAAAAAGGATTTGCTACGGTTGATTTGATTATTAGTAAAAAACTAAGCGACAGAATTTCATTGAAATTCTCAGGGAAAAATCTTTTAAATCCAAGCATCGAACAAACGCAGGAGATAAAACCTATTGGAGGAGAAGCAAGATCAGAGGTTGTAAGTTCCTATAAGAAAGGAATTAACCTAAACCTTGGTGTTAAGATAAGTTTGAATTAA
- a CDS encoding ATP-binding protein: MKKNFSGQIFFYYSVIFVIFTATVLVYQFQREKEFKVSQLENLLDNTTEIAYRFIEQNNLYEKGRLGQVADVVNLLPQNNTRITVIDKSGQVLFDSFVDDFEHMENHINRPEIQKAIDLGVGANIRLSATTNQEFYYFAKMYPQYFVRAALVYDVEVKGFLKTSRIFIVFIIGLFFFIGLLLTLVTVRLSFTIKKLKEFALKAGNNELAEYEIEFPDNELGVIGSQIITIYNSLKKTKDDLANEREKLFNHLDALDEAIAFFSDDKKLTLSNGRFVQIINLLAKKDVIREGKIFKIPEFDKLNKFINEKQEEPEFGKNDNLPKLVYTVSKNEKYYKVQAILFADKSFEIVITDVTRLEKRRLLKQQLTSNIAHELKTPLSSIRGYLETILDNWPIPDEKLKYFLEKAFFQSERLTTLINDVSLINNIEDAGELFELKHVDIKKVTADIYEYFQSKLEDYQIEFIDEVEPKTIIQGNESLLFSIFQNLMENSINYGGSGIKIHIRCYHQDEKYFYFSFFNSGSAIPEEHLPRLFERFYRVDKGRSRANGGTGLGLAIVKNAISLHKGRVSVKNRSKGGVEFLFSLSKI, encoded by the coding sequence GTGAAAAAAAATTTCAGTGGTCAGATATTTTTTTATTACAGCGTAATATTCGTAATATTTACTGCAACGGTGCTGGTGTATCAATTCCAACGCGAAAAGGAGTTTAAGGTATCGCAACTCGAAAATTTACTTGATAATACTACCGAAATTGCATACAGGTTTATAGAGCAAAACAACTTGTATGAAAAAGGACGCTTGGGGCAGGTAGCAGATGTTGTAAACCTACTACCTCAAAACAATACACGTATAACCGTTATTGATAAAAGTGGGCAGGTGCTTTTTGATAGCTTTGTTGACGATTTTGAGCATATGGAGAACCATATTAACCGACCTGAAATCCAGAAAGCCATCGATTTGGGAGTTGGGGCGAACATCAGGTTATCGGCAACAACTAACCAGGAATTTTATTACTTCGCAAAAATGTATCCCCAATATTTTGTACGGGCAGCACTGGTTTACGATGTTGAAGTAAAAGGTTTTCTCAAAACCAGTCGGATATTTATCGTTTTCATTATTGGGTTGTTTTTCTTTATTGGTCTGTTGCTTACTCTGGTTACTGTCCGGCTCTCGTTTACTATAAAAAAACTCAAAGAGTTTGCATTAAAAGCTGGAAATAATGAATTGGCAGAATACGAAATTGAATTTCCGGATAACGAGCTGGGTGTAATCGGATCGCAGATAATTACTATTTATAACAGCCTGAAAAAAACAAAAGATGACCTGGCAAACGAACGCGAAAAACTGTTTAATCACCTTGATGCTTTAGATGAGGCGATTGCATTCTTTTCGGATGATAAAAAGCTTACTTTATCTAACGGCCGATTTGTACAGATAATAAACCTGTTGGCAAAAAAGGATGTCATTAGAGAAGGTAAGATTTTCAAAATACCGGAGTTTGATAAATTGAACAAGTTTATAAATGAAAAACAGGAAGAACCGGAGTTTGGTAAGAATGATAACCTTCCGAAACTGGTGTACACTGTTTCTAAAAACGAAAAGTATTATAAAGTTCAGGCCATATTATTTGCTGATAAAAGTTTTGAGATTGTTATTACTGATGTAACCCGCCTTGAGAAACGGCGATTGCTAAAACAACAGTTAACTTCAAATATTGCACACGAGCTAAAAACGCCACTTTCATCCATACGCGGCTACCTTGAGACAATACTCGATAACTGGCCTATTCCGGACGAAAAACTCAAATATTTTCTTGAAAAGGCATTCTTTCAGTCTGAACGCTTAACCACTTTGATAAATGATGTTTCGTTAATTAATAATATTGAGGATGCCGGCGAGCTCTTTGAGTTGAAGCATGTTGATATTAAAAAGGTTACAGCAGACATATACGAATATTTCCAGAGTAAACTCGAAGATTATCAGATTGAATTTATTGATGAAGTAGAACCGAAAACAATCATCCAGGGTAACGAATCATTACTATTTTCGATTTTTCAAAACCTTATGGAGAACTCAATTAATTATGGAGGTAGCGGAATAAAAATTCATATACGCTGCTATCATCAGGACGAAAAATATTTCTATTTCTCATTTTTCAACTCGGGTTCTGCAATACCCGAAGAACATTTGCCGCGGTTATTCGAACGATTCTACAGGGTTGATAAAGGACGATCTAGAGCAAATGGAGGAACAGGCCTGGGCCTTGCCATCGTAAAAAATGCGATTTCGCTTCATAAAGGAAGAGTCTCCGTAAAAAACAGAAGCAAAGGTGGAGTTGAGTTTCTCTTTTCGCTGTCTAAAATATAA
- a CDS encoding response regulator transcription factor: protein MEENYKILIVDDEKDLCEILQFNLESEGFNIDIANSGEEALEKPLEEYQLILLDVMMEGLSGYKVANIIRKDRKLQVPIIFLTAKIDENDILTGFNVGADDYISKPFSIKEVVARIKAILKRGLKADEESKKVVYKELKIDFKKKATTIEGEPVNLTRKEYEILSLLMKNMGQYISRDEILKRIWKDDVIVTERNVDVNIARLRKKIGDYASNIKGKSGYGYCFS, encoded by the coding sequence ATGGAAGAAAATTATAAAATTTTAATCGTTGACGACGAAAAAGATCTCTGCGAAATTCTTCAATTTAATCTGGAAAGTGAAGGTTTCAATATTGATATAGCCAATTCTGGAGAAGAAGCACTGGAAAAACCGCTTGAAGAATATCAGCTCATACTTTTAGATGTGATGATGGAAGGTTTGTCGGGGTATAAAGTGGCAAATATTATTCGTAAAGACCGGAAGTTACAGGTACCTATTATTTTTTTAACAGCCAAGATAGACGAGAATGATATACTCACCGGATTTAATGTTGGTGCCGATGATTACATTTCAAAACCATTTTCGATAAAAGAGGTGGTTGCCCGGATTAAAGCCATTTTAAAACGTGGTTTAAAAGCCGACGAAGAATCGAAAAAAGTGGTATATAAAGAGCTTAAAATCGATTTTAAGAAAAAAGCAACTACCATTGAAGGAGAACCGGTAAACCTTACCCGCAAAGAGTACGAAATTTTATCGCTGCTAATGAAAAATATGGGGCAATACATCAGTCGTGATGAAATTTTAAAACGCATTTGGAAAGATGATGTGATTGTAACAGAAAGAAATGTTGATGTTAACATTGCACGCCTGCGAAAAAAGATTGGCGACTACGCTTCGAATATCAAGGGGAAATCAGGCTACGGTTATTGTTTTTCATAG
- a CDS encoding porin, with amino-acid sequence MKRVFTIITLMVVLINQGFAQDDEFVPSGSGFATIFANFHQGVTNASSDESAFELVRGYLGYEYNFSPNFYAKINLDIGSPEDLSDYAKERRYAYFKNAYLRYTEGKLQVEFGLIGLKQFKQMEKVWERRYLMKTFADEYKLGSSADLGVNFNYKVSDSWDVDFTIMNGEGYNNIQTDGIFKYALGTTIKLPKNFTSRFYYDMTNDEVVQSTYHIFISYDFNGKANLGGEGIYRENDDWDEGYERYGYSLYGKYNLNKKYQLFARYDVISSNKVEGEENPWNLAKDGSALVAGIQFTPIKNIKFALNYHDWVPYAANAKTDAFIYLNLEVKL; translated from the coding sequence ATGAAACGAGTATTTACAATTATTACCCTGATGGTAGTTCTCATCAATCAGGGTTTTGCCCAGGATGACGAGTTTGTTCCGTCCGGGTCGGGGTTTGCAACCATTTTTGCCAATTTCCATCAGGGAGTTACCAATGCATCAAGCGACGAATCGGCATTTGAATTGGTGCGCGGTTATTTGGGTTACGAATACAATTTCAGCCCGAATTTTTATGCAAAAATCAACCTTGATATCGGTAGTCCGGAAGACTTGTCGGATTACGCAAAAGAGCGCCGTTATGCATACTTTAAAAATGCCTACCTGCGTTACACCGAGGGGAAACTACAGGTTGAGTTTGGATTAATTGGCTTAAAGCAATTTAAGCAAATGGAAAAAGTATGGGAACGTCGCTACCTGATGAAAACTTTTGCCGACGAATACAAACTTGGTTCATCAGCCGACCTTGGGGTAAATTTTAATTATAAAGTTTCGGATAGCTGGGATGTTGATTTTACCATCATGAATGGAGAAGGTTACAACAATATTCAAACCGATGGTATTTTTAAATATGCTCTTGGAACAACAATCAAGCTTCCGAAGAACTTTACTTCGCGATTCTATTACGACATGACAAATGACGAAGTGGTTCAGTCAACCTACCACATATTTATTTCTTACGATTTTAATGGTAAAGCCAACCTGGGAGGTGAAGGTATTTACCGAGAAAACGACGACTGGGATGAAGGCTATGAACGCTATGGCTATTCGCTTTATGGGAAATATAACCTGAATAAAAAGTATCAGCTATTTGCCCGTTATGACGTGATTAGCTCGAATAAAGTGGAGGGTGAAGAAAACCCCTGGAACTTAGCAAAAGATGGAAGTGCACTGGTTGCTGGGATACAGTTTACCCCTATTAAAAACATAAAATTTGCACTAAACTACCACGACTGGGTACCCTACGCTGCCAACGCCAAAACAGATGCATTTATTTACCTAAACCTTGAAGTAAAATTGTAA
- a CDS encoding class I SAM-dependent methyltransferase has protein sequence MKNKKIKASYSYLAQEYYDESLHPTCANFRIASKGLIENILKSIDNNLNKRFLEVGAGKSVLLELIEELNIPSNKIIITDKDSEMLQYSSMLSLDKKYQLLCIDAEKTEFEPNSFDIIVSSLGDPYNTGEFWKEISRILVTNGICIFTTPSYEWSSRFRKPNEIHDFAEFITKDKKTVLVPSYIYKSDKQKELIQQNQLKVISTSCYELNKINSSTISHKLKLTNDRLPVVTSYLIIKE, from the coding sequence ATGAAAAATAAAAAGATTAAAGCCTCATATAGTTATTTAGCGCAAGAATATTATGATGAATCACTACATCCAACTTGTGCCAATTTTAGAATTGCAAGTAAGGGGCTTATTGAGAATATTTTAAAATCAATTGATAATAATTTGAACAAAAGGTTCCTTGAAGTTGGTGCCGGGAAATCAGTTTTATTAGAATTAATAGAGGAGTTAAATATACCTTCCAATAAAATAATAATAACAGATAAGGATAGTGAAATGCTGCAATATTCCTCTATGCTATCCCTAGATAAAAAATATCAACTCTTATGTATTGATGCAGAAAAAACGGAATTTGAACCTAATTCTTTTGATATTATTGTTTCAAGTTTAGGTGACCCATATAACACAGGAGAATTTTGGAAAGAAATCTCAAGGATACTAGTAACTAATGGAATCTGCATATTCACAACTCCTTCATATGAATGGTCAAGCAGATTTAGAAAACCAAATGAAATTCATGATTTTGCGGAATTCATTACTAAAGATAAAAAAACTGTTCTTGTTCCTTCTTACATTTATAAATCAGACAAACAGAAAGAGCTTATACAACAAAATCAGCTAAAAGTTATAAGTACTAGTTGCTATGAACTAAATAAAATTAATAGTTCTACGATTTCTCATAAATTGAAATTGACAAACGATAGATTACCGGTAGTAACATCATATTTAATAATAAAGGAATAA
- a CDS encoding DUF2290 domain-containing protein — MVGLGKVSVQFNNVEKILKETNLLSERNYYPEKLESHLSELRLLDYEKTWKHYLSNSHYNFQLSDNSLFHFTLNENKPSYAFLGCPYECLNYKDFLKENDFDFDEVGESFYSDYENYLDACPIKVSPMTMRFDYDESSYNEGLHPASHIHIGFNNHIRIGFKTIIDPFAFFCFVIRNVYPEIWSFLLTNSKYSALILTYKEKLEPIESKHYNKIDEKEFYLV, encoded by the coding sequence ATGGTTGGTTTAGGTAAAGTTTCTGTACAATTCAATAATGTAGAAAAGATATTAAAGGAAACGAACTTATTATCAGAACGGAATTACTATCCAGAAAAGTTAGAAAGCCATTTATCTGAGCTTAGGCTATTGGATTATGAAAAAACTTGGAAGCATTATTTGTCAAATTCTCATTATAATTTTCAATTATCAGATAATTCCCTGTTCCATTTTACACTAAATGAAAATAAACCTTCATACGCTTTCCTAGGTTGTCCATATGAATGTCTTAATTATAAAGACTTTTTAAAAGAAAATGATTTTGATTTTGACGAAGTTGGTGAAAGTTTTTACAGTGATTATGAAAATTACTTAGATGCTTGTCCAATTAAGGTGTCACCTATGACAATGCGTTTTGATTATGATGAATCCAGTTACAATGAAGGATTACATCCAGCATCTCATATTCATATTGGTTTTAATAATCATATTAGAATCGGGTTCAAAACAATAATTGACCCATTTGCTTTCTTTTGTTTTGTTATTAGAAACGTATATCCTGAGATTTGGTCATTTTTATTAACAAATTCTAAATATTCTGCCTTAATTTTAACTTATAAGGAAAAATTAGAGCCAATAGAATCTAAACATTATAATAAAATAGATGAAAAAGAATTTTACCTAGTATAA
- a CDS encoding ATP-binding domain-containing protein, translated as MNINLTEKRIKETGAIYEFVNYLKRNQETLNISDANLYCDFPVYKDLDEEVIVAQLLIASKSHGLLLFYISDIINPSEFKDESENISNSLDNLYSTIFSRLLRNKELKESRNSIKIPIESIVFTPLISGEISFDDYDSTLLKSYKEIEEFFHNNTEVISDDTYIELVTTIEGSKGVMKSKIRENVKENSKGDAVNKLEKEIAQFDEYQKSAYSSVLEGVSRIRGLAGSGKTVVLALKAALTHLRDPEAKIAYTFYTKSLYQHIQRLITRFYRQFDDKDPNWNKLEIIHAWGSVNTPGVYYNACKQNEISYLSYTNASYISKNAFSAACDDFISKVNNPQKVYDYIFIDEGQDFPKSFLKMCIEITTDKKVVWAYDDLQTIFQAKAPSPQEIFGADEKGQPLIDFYEDIVLYKCYRNPRLIILVAHAIGFGIYGNRIVQMIDSADYWNDIGYEIESGELKEGSKVKILRPEANSLISISDKYANDEIIKANYFSDFTKEVFFVCESINKDIEDGLLPEDILVISVDDKNASKYLNYIQEVLAKKYNRLSNNIHSDKFAIKDFQIKGKVTLSTVHKAKGNEAYSVYVVGIDSLFSLNPSIRERNILFTAMTRSKAWLSLTGMGDSAKLCCEEIQKAITKFPYLEFDYPTGKDTRIMKREMKDKAIRRSKTKQMLDDLLSELSPEEIQRYINQSTTKKKK; from the coding sequence ATGAATATAAATCTGACAGAAAAAAGAATAAAAGAGACTGGTGCCATTTATGAGTTTGTAAATTATCTGAAAAGGAATCAGGAAACGTTAAATATTTCTGATGCAAACCTATATTGTGATTTTCCTGTCTACAAGGATTTAGATGAGGAAGTAATTGTTGCTCAATTATTAATTGCATCAAAGAGTCATGGATTACTGCTGTTTTATATTTCAGATATTATTAATCCTTCCGAATTTAAAGACGAAAGTGAAAATATTTCCAACTCACTAGATAATTTATACAGTACTATTTTTTCAAGACTTTTAAGAAATAAAGAATTGAAGGAAAGTAGAAATAGTATTAAAATACCAATTGAAAGTATTGTTTTTACTCCTTTGATTAGCGGAGAGATAAGCTTTGATGATTATGATTCAACATTATTAAAATCGTACAAAGAGATTGAAGAATTTTTTCATAATAATACAGAAGTCATTTCCGATGATACTTACATTGAGCTTGTAACTACTATTGAAGGTTCAAAAGGAGTAATGAAGTCAAAAATTAGGGAGAATGTAAAAGAAAATTCAAAAGGTGATGCAGTAAATAAGTTAGAAAAAGAAATTGCACAATTCGATGAATATCAAAAGAGCGCATATTCAAGTGTTTTAGAAGGAGTATCAAGAATTAGAGGACTTGCAGGTTCGGGAAAAACTGTGGTATTAGCACTAAAGGCAGCATTAACTCATTTACGAGACCCTGAAGCCAAAATTGCCTATACATTTTATACTAAAAGTTTATATCAACATATTCAACGATTAATTACAAGATTTTATCGCCAATTTGATGACAAAGACCCTAATTGGAATAAACTTGAAATAATTCATGCTTGGGGCAGTGTCAATACTCCAGGAGTATATTATAATGCATGTAAACAAAACGAGATATCATATTTATCTTACACTAATGCATCATACATATCAAAAAATGCTTTTTCTGCTGCATGTGACGATTTTATTTCAAAAGTTAATAATCCCCAAAAAGTATATGACTATATTTTCATTGACGAGGGACAAGACTTTCCAAAATCTTTCCTTAAAATGTGTATTGAAATAACAACTGATAAAAAAGTTGTTTGGGCATATGATGATTTGCAAACAATATTTCAGGCTAAAGCACCTTCTCCACAAGAGATTTTTGGTGCTGATGAAAAAGGGCAACCATTAATTGACTTTTATGAAGACATCGTACTATATAAGTGCTATAGAAATCCAAGATTGATAATTTTAGTTGCACATGCAATTGGCTTCGGTATTTATGGCAATCGCATTGTGCAAATGATTGATAGTGCAGATTATTGGAATGATATTGGGTATGAGATAGAATCAGGGGAGTTAAAAGAAGGAAGTAAAGTAAAGATATTAAGACCTGAAGCTAATTCGTTAATTTCAATTTCAGATAAGTATGCCAATGATGAAATTATTAAAGCAAATTATTTTTCGGATTTTACAAAAGAAGTCTTTTTTGTATGTGAATCAATAAATAAAGATATTGAGGATGGTCTATTGCCTGAAGATATTTTAGTTATTAGCGTAGATGATAAAAATGCTTCTAAATATCTAAATTATATACAAGAAGTATTGGCTAAGAAATATAATCGTCTATCAAATAATATTCATTCAGATAAATTTGCGATTAAAGATTTCCAAATAAAGGGAAAGGTTACATTAAGCACTGTTCATAAGGCAAAAGGAAATGAAGCTTACTCTGTTTATGTTGTAGGTATTGATTCTCTGTTTTCATTGAATCCATCAATCCGTGAACGCAATATTCTATTTACCGCTATGACGCGTTCAAAAGCTTGGTTGAGTTTGACAGGAATGGGTGATTCAGCAAAACTTTGCTGTGAAGAGATTCAAAAGGCAATTACAAAATTTCCTTATTTAGAATTTGACTATCCAACAGGCAAGGATACTAGAATAATGAAACGAGAAATGAAAGATAAGGCAATTAGAAGAAGTAAAACAAAACAAATGCTTGATGACCTTCTTTCTGAGTTATCTCCAGAAGAAATTCAGCGATATATAAATCAATCAACAACTAAAAAGAAGAAGTAA
- a CDS encoding diacylglycerol kinase family protein, whose amino-acid sequence MSQIKKSEILFILNAASGNRKVSGIFKSIKRIDNSLSCIITSSVKQVNRVFEACMKDYRVFVIVGGDGSVNEAIKYLHNKPDKYLAVYPNGSGNGFARELGFRRNIKALLKDIDKGDLMELDTIKINQYWSINTSGLGFDAYIAHAFAKNLSSILKWLTAFAIFSQKLSPVFEELSG is encoded by the coding sequence ATGTCACAAATAAAAAAATCGGAAATACTTTTTATCCTCAATGCAGCTTCCGGAAACCGGAAAGTTTCCGGAATTTTTAAATCGATTAAAAGGATTGATAATAGTTTAAGTTGTATCATTACCTCAAGCGTTAAACAGGTTAACAGGGTTTTTGAAGCTTGTATGAAAGATTACCGGGTTTTTGTAATTGTAGGAGGCGATGGTTCGGTTAACGAAGCAATTAAATACCTGCATAATAAACCGGATAAATATCTGGCTGTTTATCCAAACGGTTCGGGAAACGGTTTTGCCAGGGAATTAGGATTTCGAAGGAATATCAAAGCGTTGCTTAAGGATATTGATAAAGGCGATCTGATGGAGCTGGATACTATAAAAATCAATCAGTATTGGTCAATAAACACATCGGGACTGGGATTTGATGCTTATATAGCCCACGCATTTGCTAAAAACCTGAGTTCGATTTTAAAATGGCTCACAGCTTTCGCTATTTTTAGTCAGAAACTTTCACCGGTTTTCGAAGAACTATCGGGATAA